The Oncorhynchus gorbuscha isolate QuinsamMale2020 ecotype Even-year unplaced genomic scaffold, OgorEven_v1.0 Un_scaffold_4220, whole genome shotgun sequence region tgtttgttctatatgtacagtatctgtacctccaccccctctctgcagtgtgtgtgttctatatgtacagtatctgtacctccactccctctctctgcagtgtgtgtgttctatatgtacagtatctgtatctccactccctctctctgcagtgtgtgtgttctatatgtacagtatctgtacctctactccctctctgcagtgtgtgtgttctatatgtacagtatctgtacctccactccctctctctgcagtgtgtgtgttctatatgtacagtatatgtacctccactccctctctctgcagtgtgtgtgttctatatgtacagtatctgtatctccactccctctctctgcagtgtgtgtgtgttctacatgttctgtatctgtacctccactccctctctctgcagcatGCGGATACCCATAGTATCTCTGGTGTTGACTGAGACCATCTCCTctccagagacagagatgaggacgCGGCCGTCAGTCAGACAGCCGGAGACGTTACACAGCAGCAGACGCACCACCTCAGGCTTGTCCAGGCCAAAGTAACCAAACCTGGACAGGAACAACACACACAGGGACAACATTTGGACAACCACTCCTCTGTATTACAGCATTGTTCATTGTGTTGCTTTACCACAAAATCTAATTATATTTAAAGTGCATTCAAATAAACActttcagagacagagacagagagacagagagagacagagacagacagagacagagagacagagagagacagagacagacagagacagagagacagagagagacagagatagagagagacagagatagagagagacagagacagacagggagacagagagagacagagacagacagagagagagacagacagagacagacagagagagagagacagacagagacagacatagacagacagagacagagagagagacagagacagacagagacagagagagagacagagacagacagagacagacatagacagacagagacagagagagagacagagacagacagagagatggttcGGAGTGAATGACTTGAACAGAGAGGGAACTTGAAATTGTAGGTCAGTGATTTCAGACTACCTCAGTACTCTCTGTTCTGCCACGGGCCAGTCGATGTCCACATCAATATCCACACTGTACTCTGGTAGCATCTCATAGTAAGCCCACTTCCCCCCCTGAgaaagacaacaacacaaagggCATTTCTATTAGCATTCAAAACACCAGTTAACAATAGAATACCTAGTAGTATCACAGATCAGTCCATCtctcagtgtgtatgttgtttCTAGTCAGGCTCACATCCACTGAATGAATAAACGTTATTGATCCCCTGAGGTGAATAGGGTTCACCACCAGCAACAGACATGCatatcagggcctgtattcataaagcatctcagagtagggctgctgatctaggatcaggtcctccctgtccatatagACGTATTCATAATGATTGAAAAAagaaaactgatcctagaccagcactcCTATCCTGAAATGCTTTGTGACTTTGGGCCCTGATGGGGTATAGTACCAGTTACCTGCAGGCCTCTCTCTATCGTCGCTCTGGTATAAATGTAGAAAGATCCGTTCTCACACAGCTCTCCATCCCAGTCCTGTCTCCGGGGCCTGTTACACGGGTCTAAGTTCAGAGGCTGGGTGGCGACACTACctgaacaggagagagaacacataGTCAATGTTATAGGTTATAACTAGAAACCAGACTACTTCCTGGTCAGGAGAGAGAACACATAGTCAATGTTATAGGTTATAACTAGAAACCACACTACTTCCTGGTCAGGAGAAAAACTCATGTCTAaacacccctcatctctctattgtGATACACAGTGATTAGTGGTGGATGGAGTTACTTCAATGTAATGTGCTTGTGAAAGATActatatttacagttgaagtcggaagtttacataaacctcagccaaatacatttaaactcagtttttcacaattcctgacatttaatcctagtaaaaatgcactgttttaggtcagttcggatcaccactttatttgtgAAATAAAATGTGAataatatcagaataatagtagagagaattatttatttcagctttaatttctttcatcacattcccagtgggtcagaagtttacatacactcaattagtatctggtagcattgcctttaaatggtttaacttgggtcaaacgtttcaggtagccttccacaaaagcttcccacaataagttgggtgaattttggcccattactcctgacagagctggtataactgagtcaggtttataggtctccttgctcgcacaagctttttcagttctgccccattttctatgggattgaggtcagggctttgtggtggccactccaataccttgactttgttgtccttaaaccatttttgccacaaatttggaagtatgcttggggtcattgtccatttggaagacccatttacgaccaagctttaacttcctgactgacatcttgagatgttgcttcaaaatatgcacataattttcctacctcatgatgccatctagtttgtgaagtgcaccagtccctcctgcagcaaagcaacccccacaacatgctgctgccacccccgtgcttcacggttgggatggtgttcttcgtcttgtaagcttccccctttttcctccaaacataacgatggtcattatggccaaacagttctaattttgtttcatcagaccggaggacatttctccaaaaatacgagctttgtccccatgtgcagttgcaaaccatagtctggcttttggcagttttggagcagtggcttcctccttgctgagcggcctttcaggttatgttgatataggactcattttactgtgaatatagatacttttgtacctgtttcctccagcatcttcacaaggtcctttgctgttgttctgggattgatttgtacttttcgcaccatagtacgttcatctctaggagacagaacgcgtctccttcctgagcggtatgacggctgtgtggtcccatggtgtttatacttgcgtactattgtttgtacagatgaacatggtaccttcaggcattttggaaattgctcccaaggatgaaccagacttgtggaggtctacaacttcttttctgaggtcatggctgctttctttagattttcccatgatgtcaagcaaagaggcactagtttgaaggtaggccttgaaatacatccacaggtacacctccaattgactcaaatgatgtcaattagcctatcagaagcttctaaagccatgacatcattttatggagttttacaagctgtttaaaggcacagtcaactgagtgtatgtaaacttctgacccagtggaattgtgatagattattttacttataattcactctgtgtgtaaacaattgttgaaagaATTACTTGACAAAACTAaagtttattaacaagaaatttgtggagtggttgaaaaacaagttttaatgactccaacctaagtgtatgtaaacttccgactgtacATATGTCTCGGGCGTCGAAAGAAGTgaaccaaagtgcagcgtggcgcgcgtacatttttatttttatttaaaatgtcaaccaacaaaacaactgtgaagcttacagggctacGACGCCtctaacaaagttaactacccacactgaaaggagggaaaaaaggctacctaagtatgattcccaatcagagacaacaatagacagcggcccctgattgagaaccatacccggccaaaacatagaaataaagaaacatagaaaacaaaacatagaatgcacaccccacatcacaccctgacctaaccaaatagagaaataaaacgtctctctaaggtcagggcgtgacaacatgttagtcatttagcagacgcacttATAAACACAATCCATTATCATTGAGCATTAGCATCTTACATCAAGATATGATTGGTAGGTGTTTTCAAACAAACAATATCTAGGGCACTAGAGTTTTTCCTGGCtctggtcacatggtcaggacAAAATCCTGACCCTACTTATAAAGTGAGGGACAGTTTTTCCTCAGGCACAGTGTAGTGGAAAATGTTGTATGCTGTACACATTGTGTTCTTTCTCAAGGTTGGCATGTTCTGTAAACTGTCTGACAATGAGAATTGTTGTTTTGTGTTATTAAGTTGCGATGTGCTTATGGTTTGTTCACAGGGTTTGAGTCAAGCAGAAGAGGACCTTGATACAAGATAATAacctccctcactctcccacCCTGATACTCATTCCTTGTATCTGTGTCTGCTTAGTCGTGCTGAGGAGACTTGTCTGTGCAGCGGTATAAAGGACAAGTGAAGGGACTGACCCTTCAGATCTCCTGACAGACCCTCTCCAGTTAACTGATAATAAGTGTGAGGTCCTAAACATAACACATGGTTGTCCTGTACCTCCTTTCTTCACCTCCTGTGAGGTCCTAAACATAACACATGGCTGTCCTGTACCTCCTTTCTTCACCTCCTGTACCTCCTTTCTTCACCTCCTGTGAGGTCCTAAACATAACACATGCCTGTCCTGTACCTCCTTTCTTCACCTCCTGCCAGCGGAAGTGGTGTCGTCGGACCACGGAGAAGACGGACGTGAAGCCCTGCTTGGTGATCATCTCCAGGGCCTCCTTCAGGTGGAAGGGGTGCAGGCAGGGAGACGTGGCCTGGATGTGACAGATCACCTCCACCTCTGGAggaggacaacacaacagatattatttatccattatttaaTCAGGTAGCCACATATGATATATGAATACATCTACATGGTTACTGTTGACATCTGTATCTTTGGAGTAGGTACCACTTCCTTTGGATAGCACCCTATTCATGGGTTGTCTATAGCCGCTCTCACACTATCAACAATCTACCACCTGAAACTCTTAATACCAGACGTgcctctacatctgcattgcttagtcttttgggttttaggctgggtttctggataagcactttgtgacttcTGCTGAcgtaaaaaagggctttataaagaaatttgattgattgatatgcaACACTTTCCTAGGGTtgggattagggttaggttattaGAAAATGAATTAAAAGAAAACAGCATGTGAGCATTATCATGTGAGCAACTGTGCAGGGGGCACAATAACTGTCACTGATTGGCTGGAGAGGGGTGAGTCAGACCACACACCTGATTTCCCAGACTGGTGTTCTCAGGTTCTGATTAAAAAGCAGGAAGGAAAAACAGCAGCAGGCTCTGCGGCCCTGAAGGTCGTATGTTTCAAGTGTCTCAGAGTTGGAGTGCTGATTTAGCTCATAGATCACAACAAATAAAACtacatggacaggggggacctgatcccagatcagtatTCCTATTCTGAGATACTTGATACATGCCATCCCAGAGCCTTAGCCAAGCTAGCTTGATTCCTCAcgcctccctccttgtctccgtCTCAAAGCACATTGGAGCAGAAGATCTGAGGTTCCTCCACTCAGATCTCCTCCTCTAATGCAttttgagaaggaggcaaggagagaggacatgaggaatcaaggaaatacaCTTGACATTCACCCCCTACCTGGGTTTAATCTGGCGAATTCCTGGATGGTGTCAAGAGAGCTGGAGGAGTCTTTGGACACCTCTGGGCTCCTGCGGTGAACCTGAGCTCCCCATGCCTTGGCTACCTTCTCAATGTCATCATGGTCAGTTGATACCCACACACTGGGAGAAAGAACGGAACAAGTTGATTCCTCAGGCTTTGTAACAAGTAGGCTACATCAGTGCAATCCAGTCTTGTGTGACCGAGCCCAAACCAGGGGTTCATTCAGAGACTGTACACTAACTTTCAGACAAACAAAATAAGAATCTGACATGGGTATACATATTTATACAACAAACAGTTACTAATGTATAGTTATGACCAGGAGTTAAAGTAGATG contains the following coding sequences:
- the LOC124028462 gene encoding N-acylneuraminate cytidylyltransferase-like; translated protein: MAAANKRTLSGIGDVRDRKAKVIKDSGEKRHIAALILARGGSKGIPLKNIKMLAGVPLIGWVLRAAVDSKQFDSVWVSTDHDDIEKVAKAWGAQVHRRSPEVSKDSSSSLDTIQEFARLNPEVEVICHIQATSPCLHPFHLKEALEMITKQGFTSVFSVVRRHHFRWQEVKKGGSVATQPLNLDPCNRPRRQDWDGELCENGSFYIYTRATIERGLQGGKWAYYEMLPEYSVDIDVDIDWPVAEQRVLRFGYFGLDKPEVVRLLLCNVSGCLTDGRVLISVSGEEMVSVNTRDTMGIRMLQREGVEVILISSSEDPVTKALADNLSQRTGCEVRQLGKDIQGEVTAMMDDKDLDWKEVAYMGKLTVLFI